From Synoicihabitans lomoniglobus, the proteins below share one genomic window:
- a CDS encoding RNA polymerase sigma factor — translation MEESAEDIAPPEAAWIERARQGDEAAFGELMQLHYETVFRTVFTIVRNEHDARDLAQEVWIKVWGQIGNYRGDSKFTTWLHPIASRRALDHLRKRKRWFDRFLPFQREDDDGETTTYLEPVDEDPVAPEQIEADERRTHFETVLNTLPPKQRAVLALREIQGLSYDEIAVAVGCRRGTVMSRLFNARRLLAQKLRETPCE, via the coding sequence ATGGAGGAATCGGCCGAGGACATCGCGCCCCCCGAGGCCGCCTGGATCGAACGCGCCCGCCAAGGCGACGAAGCGGCGTTTGGCGAGTTGATGCAGCTGCACTACGAAACGGTGTTTCGCACCGTTTTCACCATCGTGCGCAACGAGCACGATGCACGCGACCTCGCCCAGGAAGTGTGGATCAAGGTATGGGGACAAATCGGCAACTACCGCGGTGATTCGAAGTTCACCACCTGGCTGCATCCCATCGCCAGTCGGCGCGCTCTCGACCACCTGCGCAAACGCAAGCGCTGGTTCGACCGCTTCCTGCCCTTTCAACGCGAGGACGACGACGGCGAGACCACCACCTACCTCGAACCCGTCGACGAAGATCCGGTCGCGCCTGAACAAATCGAGGCCGACGAACGTCGCACCCACTTTGAAACCGTGCTCAACACCCTTCCACCAAAACAACGCGCCGTGCTCGCCTTGCGCGAGATTCAGGGTTTATCCTACGACGAAATCGCCGTCGCCGTCGGTTGTCGTCGCGGCACGGTGATGTCCCGCCTCTTTAACGCCCGCCGTCTGCTCGCCCAAAAACTCCGCGAAACGCCATGCGAATAG
- a CDS encoding CHASE4 domain-containing protein yields MNLFGRFSFILFIVFVAIAMAIGLTYRSTRSQINALIASRTAEHHAFFASATVLQGDGLRSLVSSYSWWDDMVQYTTARDEEWASANLDIIVGMPNGPDALWVLTPDLELIHHIDVGYRRPPPPFSSAETLRQVIGDNFEFNYRTIIDGSVWEVFGAAVQDPQFWRNETPVTGYLLIAKRWDDTWLARIGALCQAKLRVQIPPRETTGEAADHDAGAYHFHHNMPGLDGTAIATIDGQFDAAAITHMRHELSEKVLVLAIGIAVLLVLLGLFIGLTIVRPLGRITRSLESRNPLHLADLLVSKSDFGEIARLLASQFRQGRMLQEEIRRRISAIDPADESHRRESNEALRLRLASDLHDGPLQSLYAAGLKISSLEAASQDGRRPDAAQLNSIRKILTECSADLRNLLLDLEPEELRDQDLDTSLQRFERYMRSISQTSAHLSIEESVLDGLTRDAQLHVYYIARELVSNAARHARPQHTSLKIEGKAGFMVIAWENDGLTASTAATPGNGLRNIEQRVQQLDGKWSYRVHRRGVWQVHIELPLTGLIGSLNAEATPSLRAPPPHRPEHEG; encoded by the coding sequence GTGAACCTTTTCGGTCGGTTCAGCTTCATCCTCTTCATTGTGTTCGTCGCCATCGCGATGGCGATCGGACTGACGTATCGGTCAACCCGCAGTCAGATCAACGCCCTCATCGCCAGCCGCACGGCCGAGCATCACGCGTTTTTTGCCAGTGCGACCGTCTTGCAGGGAGACGGGTTGCGCAGCCTCGTCTCAAGCTACTCGTGGTGGGACGACATGGTGCAATACACCACCGCGCGCGATGAGGAGTGGGCTTCCGCCAACCTCGATATCATCGTCGGCATGCCCAATGGTCCGGATGCCCTGTGGGTGCTCACCCCCGACCTGGAGCTGATCCATCACATCGATGTCGGTTACCGTCGGCCGCCCCCGCCGTTTTCATCCGCGGAAACACTGCGCCAAGTCATCGGCGACAACTTCGAGTTCAACTACCGCACCATCATCGACGGCTCGGTATGGGAGGTTTTCGGCGCCGCCGTGCAGGACCCGCAGTTCTGGCGCAACGAAACTCCCGTCACCGGTTATTTGTTGATCGCCAAACGCTGGGACGACACCTGGCTCGCCCGCATCGGCGCGCTGTGCCAAGCGAAACTGCGGGTGCAAATCCCGCCGCGGGAAACCACCGGAGAAGCGGCCGACCACGATGCGGGCGCCTACCATTTCCACCACAACATGCCGGGATTGGACGGCACCGCGATCGCGACGATCGACGGTCAGTTTGACGCCGCTGCCATCACCCACATGCGGCACGAGCTCAGCGAAAAAGTCCTGGTCCTCGCCATCGGGATCGCCGTGCTGCTGGTGCTCCTCGGGCTGTTCATCGGTCTCACCATCGTCCGTCCCCTCGGGCGAATCACGCGCAGTCTCGAATCGCGCAACCCGCTCCACCTCGCCGATCTGTTGGTATCGAAATCCGACTTCGGCGAGATCGCTCGTCTGCTGGCCTCCCAGTTTCGCCAAGGTCGCATGCTGCAGGAGGAGATTCGTCGACGGATCTCCGCGATCGACCCCGCCGACGAGTCGCACCGCCGCGAGTCCAACGAAGCCCTTCGATTGCGGCTCGCCTCCGATTTGCATGACGGTCCGCTGCAGTCGCTCTACGCCGCCGGACTCAAGATCAGCTCACTCGAAGCCGCCTCGCAGGACGGCCGTCGTCCCGACGCCGCACAACTCAACTCCATCCGCAAAATTCTCACCGAATGTTCGGCCGACCTGCGCAATCTGTTGCTGGATCTCGAACCCGAGGAGCTGCGCGATCAGGATTTGGATACCTCGCTCCAGCGTTTCGAGCGCTACATGCGATCGATCTCCCAGACGTCGGCCCATCTCTCGATCGAAGAAAGCGTCCTGGACGGGCTCACGCGCGATGCCCAACTCCACGTCTACTACATCGCGCGCGAACTGGTCAGCAACGCCGCCCGCCACGCCCGCCCCCAACACACGTCACTTAAAATCGAGGGTAAGGCCGGGTTCATGGTCATTGCGTGGGAAAACGACGGACTCACGGCATCGACTGCGGCCACCCCGGGCAACGGCCTGCGCAACATCGAACAACGGGTGCAACAGCTGGACGGCAAATGGAGCTACCGCGTCCACCGCCGGGGCGTTTGGCAGGTCCATATCGAGCTCCCGCTCACCGGACTGATCGGTTCTCTCAACGCGGAGGCGACGCCGAGTCTGAGGGCTCCGCCCCCCCACCGACCGGAGCACGAAGGTTGA
- a CDS encoding transmembrane 220 family protein, with protein sequence MPLVIRIAHGIMAVLFLLSAGVQYNDPAPAPWIALYLAAATATGLAARGKPVRWLGWALIAVCAVWEIHYLRLGAWHTPFTALTQEWHMTDETIVDGREFYALIWVSVWMLGVVLPRWPQAAKPHQ encoded by the coding sequence ATGCCCCTCGTCATTCGCATCGCCCACGGCATCATGGCCGTGTTGTTTCTTCTCTCCGCCGGCGTCCAATACAACGACCCGGCTCCGGCTCCGTGGATCGCGCTCTATCTGGCGGCCGCCACGGCCACGGGACTCGCCGCCCGTGGCAAGCCCGTGCGCTGGCTGGGCTGGGCCCTCATCGCCGTGTGCGCCGTTTGGGAGATCCACTACCTGCGTTTGGGCGCATGGCACACGCCGTTCACCGCCCTCACCCAAGAGTGGCACATGACGGATGAAACCATCGTCGATGGCCGCGAGTTCTACGCGCTCATCTGGGTGAGTGTCTGGATGCTGGGCGTGGTGCTGCCTCGATGGCCCCAAGCTGCGAAACCTCACCAGTAA
- a CDS encoding M3 family metallopeptidase, whose product MDQDENPLLSASPLPFGYPQFDLIKSEHFEPAFTAAMAERRAEIAAIADNPEAPTFANTFLAFERSGQNYARIDRIFSNLNATVTDEILKAVDSKMAPAEAALVDEIYLNPQLFARVDVLFAQRDTLDLDAESVRLVEKIHTAFVRRGARLNDADKARVKVINAELATLRTRFNQNVLAETNASALLVDTAAELDGLSDAAITGAAEAATAAGHDGKYLLALQNTSGQPALASLTDRAVRERLLAVSLARDSSGGEFDNRLLVAQTARLRGELAQLLGYRTYADYALEERTARDVSTVNAMLGQLAPAAAANVQREIADLQAAIIADGQDFTLAAWDWAFYAGKVRAARYNYDLEELRPYLELDRVLIDGVFYAANQLYGLTFQPRPDLPVYHPDVRVWEISDADGSTLAYFLFDVYARPTKRGGAWMNSYVIQSDLLGGRPVIGNHLNVDKPPAGEPTLLTWDETKTLFHEFGHALHGMLSDVTYARFAGTSVPRDFVEFPSQVNEMWRTWPETLAHYAVHYQTGEPIPSALLAKIEAASRFNQGFMTAEQLAASMLDQAWHQLTPDEVPTTAEGVMAFEDAALSRAGLNIAAVPPRYRSPYFRHAFAGGYSAGYYSYFWSEVLAADSVQWFKANGGLTRANGDHFRRTLLSRGESADPMQLFRDFAGRDPDIAPLLTKRGLEVNEE is encoded by the coding sequence ATGGACCAGGATGAAAATCCTCTCCTCTCCGCCAGTCCTCTCCCCTTCGGGTATCCGCAGTTTGACCTGATCAAATCGGAACACTTCGAGCCCGCCTTCACCGCGGCCATGGCCGAACGACGCGCCGAGATTGCGGCGATCGCGGACAACCCCGAGGCCCCCACGTTTGCCAACACCTTTCTCGCTTTCGAACGTTCGGGTCAAAACTACGCCCGGATCGATCGCATCTTCTCCAACCTCAACGCCACCGTGACCGACGAGATCCTCAAGGCCGTTGATTCCAAGATGGCTCCGGCGGAGGCCGCTTTGGTGGACGAGATTTATCTCAATCCCCAACTCTTTGCCCGCGTCGACGTGCTTTTCGCGCAACGCGATACGCTCGATCTGGATGCCGAATCCGTGCGCCTGGTGGAGAAAATCCACACCGCCTTCGTGCGTCGCGGCGCTCGGCTCAACGATGCCGACAAAGCCCGCGTCAAGGTCATCAATGCCGAACTCGCGACCCTGCGCACCCGTTTCAACCAAAACGTGTTGGCCGAAACCAATGCCTCCGCGCTGCTCGTCGACACGGCGGCCGAACTCGACGGTTTGAGCGACGCCGCGATCACGGGCGCCGCCGAAGCCGCCACTGCCGCCGGTCACGATGGCAAGTATCTCCTCGCCCTGCAAAACACCAGCGGACAACCAGCGCTGGCCTCGCTCACCGACCGCGCCGTGCGCGAACGTCTTCTCGCCGTATCCCTCGCCCGTGACAGCAGCGGAGGCGAATTCGACAACCGCTTGCTCGTCGCCCAAACTGCGCGGCTGCGCGGCGAACTCGCCCAACTGCTCGGCTACCGCACCTACGCCGACTATGCGCTGGAGGAACGCACCGCCCGCGATGTGTCGACCGTCAACGCCATGCTCGGCCAACTCGCCCCGGCCGCCGCTGCCAACGTCCAACGGGAGATCGCCGATCTTCAGGCCGCCATCATCGCCGACGGCCAGGACTTCACCCTCGCCGCCTGGGACTGGGCATTCTACGCCGGTAAGGTCCGCGCCGCCCGCTACAACTACGATCTGGAAGAACTGCGCCCCTATCTGGAACTCGATCGCGTGTTGATCGACGGCGTTTTTTACGCCGCCAACCAACTCTACGGTCTCACCTTCCAACCCCGGCCCGACCTGCCCGTGTATCACCCCGATGTCCGCGTGTGGGAGATCAGCGATGCGGACGGCTCGACCCTCGCCTACTTCCTGTTCGACGTCTACGCCCGCCCCACCAAACGCGGCGGCGCTTGGATGAATTCCTACGTCATCCAATCCGATCTCCTCGGCGGTCGTCCCGTCATCGGCAACCATCTCAATGTGGATAAACCGCCCGCCGGTGAGCCGACGTTGCTGACGTGGGACGAAACCAAAACCCTCTTCCACGAATTCGGCCACGCCCTCCACGGCATGCTCTCCGACGTGACGTATGCGCGCTTCGCCGGCACCAGCGTGCCGCGTGATTTCGTCGAGTTTCCTTCACAGGTAAATGAGATGTGGCGCACCTGGCCCGAAACCCTCGCGCACTACGCCGTGCACTACCAGACCGGCGAGCCCATCCCCTCCGCCCTGCTGGCCAAAATCGAAGCGGCCTCCCGGTTCAACCAAGGTTTCATGACCGCCGAACAACTCGCCGCCTCCATGCTCGACCAAGCCTGGCATCAACTCACGCCGGACGAAGTGCCCACCACCGCGGAAGGAGTGATGGCCTTTGAAGACGCCGCCCTCTCCCGCGCCGGCTTGAACATCGCCGCCGTGCCTCCCCGCTACCGGTCGCCCTATTTCCGTCACGCGTTCGCGGGCGGGTATTCAGCGGGTTACTACAGCTACTTCTGGAGCGAGGTTCTCGCCGCCGATAGCGTGCAATGGTTCAAGGCCAACGGCGGTCTCACCCGCGCCAACGGCGATCATTTCCGCCGCACCCTGCTCTCGCGCGGCGAGTCCGCCGACCCCATGCAACTCTTCCGCGACTTCGCCGGTCGCGACCCCGACATCGCCCCCCTGCTCACCAAACGTGGGCTGGAGGTGAACGAAGAATAG
- a CDS encoding flotillin family protein, whose protein sequence is MPSYTILIGSGALVLFFFATIIAFATRYKRCPSDRLLVVYGKIAGGKSANCYHGGAAFVWPIIQGYQYLDLTPLPIDIRLEGALSKQNIRVNTPSTFTVGISTEPGIMENAAERMLGLGLNEIKELAKDIIFGQMRVVIATMDIEEINADRDKLIANISMGVEVELKKVGLRLINVNVQDITDASGYIDALGQEAASKAIAEAKVKVAQAHRDGDIGAAEAQRDQRVRVASADAVATEGENTAKVTVANSNAERRMKEAEAERLAITSEKVAQANALKDSYVAQEAAEKQRATKEKATQEANVIVPAQVNREKMIVDAEAKAEQIRRVQKGEADAVRLQKQAEADGLKAVKQAEADGLRFKLTAEADGTRLKMLAEAEGVEAVLKNKAKGFADLVAAFSSEEQAQLMLVIEQLPKLVEEQVKAVSNLKIDKVTVWDSGASKDGGKGATTNFLSGLIGSLPPLHEITKNVGVQLPEYLGKLTGEEPAVPKPSPKSKGENPDDPKSSV, encoded by the coding sequence ATGCCGTCCTACACCATCCTCATCGGGAGTGGCGCTCTCGTCCTCTTTTTCTTTGCCACGATCATCGCGTTTGCCACCCGCTACAAGCGGTGTCCGTCGGACCGCTTGCTCGTCGTTTACGGTAAGATCGCCGGCGGCAAATCCGCGAATTGTTACCACGGCGGGGCGGCCTTCGTGTGGCCCATCATCCAAGGGTATCAATACCTCGATCTCACGCCGTTGCCGATCGACATCCGCCTCGAAGGCGCGCTCTCCAAACAGAACATCCGCGTCAACACGCCCTCCACTTTCACCGTCGGTATTTCGACCGAACCCGGCATCATGGAAAACGCCGCCGAGCGCATGCTCGGTCTCGGTCTCAACGAAATCAAGGAACTGGCGAAGGACATCATATTCGGCCAGATGCGTGTCGTCATCGCCACGATGGACATCGAGGAAATCAACGCCGACCGCGACAAGCTGATCGCCAACATTTCCATGGGCGTCGAGGTCGAGCTCAAGAAGGTCGGCCTGCGCCTCATCAACGTGAACGTGCAGGACATCACCGATGCCTCGGGTTACATCGATGCGCTCGGCCAGGAGGCCGCGTCCAAGGCCATCGCCGAAGCCAAGGTGAAGGTCGCTCAGGCCCATCGCGATGGTGACATCGGTGCGGCCGAAGCGCAACGCGATCAACGCGTGCGAGTAGCCAGTGCCGATGCCGTTGCGACCGAAGGTGAGAACACCGCCAAGGTGACCGTCGCCAATTCCAACGCCGAGCGCCGCATGAAGGAAGCCGAGGCCGAACGTCTCGCCATCACGTCCGAAAAAGTCGCTCAGGCCAACGCGCTCAAAGATTCATACGTCGCGCAGGAAGCGGCCGAAAAACAACGCGCCACCAAGGAAAAAGCGACCCAGGAAGCCAACGTCATCGTGCCGGCCCAAGTGAACCGCGAAAAAATGATCGTCGACGCCGAAGCCAAGGCCGAACAAATCCGCCGCGTGCAAAAGGGTGAAGCCGACGCCGTCCGCCTCCAAAAGCAGGCCGAAGCCGATGGTCTCAAAGCGGTGAAGCAAGCCGAGGCCGATGGTCTGCGTTTCAAGCTCACCGCTGAAGCCGATGGCACGCGTCTCAAGATGCTCGCCGAAGCCGAAGGCGTGGAAGCCGTGCTCAAGAACAAAGCGAAGGGCTTTGCCGATCTCGTCGCCGCCTTCAGCAGCGAAGAGCAGGCGCAACTCATGCTCGTCATCGAGCAATTGCCCAAGCTCGTCGAAGAGCAGGTCAAGGCCGTCTCTAACCTCAAGATTGACAAGGTCACCGTGTGGGACAGTGGAGCCAGCAAGGACGGAGGCAAAGGAGCCACCACCAACTTCCTCTCCGGTCTCATCGGATCATTGCCGCCGCTCCACGAAATCACCAAAAACGTCGGCGTCCAACTCCCGGAATACCTGGGGAAGCTGACGGGAGAAGAACCGGCCGTCCCGAAGCCATCGCCGAAATCGAAAGGTGAAAACCCCGACGATCCCAAGTCGTCCGTTTAA
- a CDS encoding LacI family DNA-binding transcriptional regulator — protein MPRSDASSESLAPKKRPTIYDLAKLSGVSPGTVSRVLNNRDRVNSDTRARVLKAARQLDMRPQAGVRMKQIAVLSEPNYPDRISGYAARLTSHLSFALARNNACVLLPVDPHNELPATFLDGIIAVTYDREMLTLLKELEKRIPIVYMDRFDGDGDYHAICSDHENAGYLAGKHLVDHGKKRIAMVANNVLPNVERQRGLRRAIAESGQTPDDYLLKLFDEFETPTAYGSWIARIVRAGADAIIAPGSSLQGVNCLHVLAYILDKKIPDDIALVAGETPGISELLQPPLTTVLEPLPDMADRAVDLILRLAAGEKPTPERTLLPVHLIDRASVV, from the coding sequence ATGCCTCGATCTGACGCCTCCTCCGAAAGCCTCGCGCCCAAAAAAAGGCCTACCATCTATGATTTGGCCAAGCTTTCGGGGGTTTCACCCGGCACGGTAAGCCGCGTGCTCAACAATCGAGACCGGGTGAATTCGGACACCCGCGCTCGCGTGCTCAAGGCCGCGCGCCAACTCGACATGCGCCCACAAGCCGGCGTGCGCATGAAGCAGATCGCGGTGCTCTCCGAGCCCAACTATCCGGACCGTATTTCCGGCTACGCCGCTCGACTGACCTCCCACCTGTCCTTTGCCCTGGCGCGCAACAACGCCTGCGTGCTGCTCCCCGTCGACCCCCACAACGAACTGCCCGCCACCTTCCTCGATGGCATCATCGCCGTGACGTATGATCGCGAGATGCTCACCCTGCTCAAGGAGTTGGAGAAACGCATTCCCATCGTCTACATGGATCGATTCGACGGCGATGGTGACTACCACGCCATTTGCTCCGATCACGAAAACGCCGGTTACCTGGCAGGGAAACATCTCGTCGATCACGGCAAAAAACGCATCGCGATGGTCGCCAACAACGTGCTCCCCAATGTCGAACGGCAGCGCGGACTTCGCCGTGCCATCGCCGAGTCCGGGCAGACTCCGGATGACTATTTGCTCAAACTCTTTGATGAGTTTGAGACCCCCACCGCCTACGGCAGTTGGATCGCGCGCATCGTCCGCGCCGGGGCCGATGCCATCATCGCGCCGGGCTCCAGCTTGCAGGGAGTTAACTGCCTGCACGTGCTCGCCTACATTCTGGATAAAAAAATCCCCGACGACATCGCGTTGGTGGCGGGGGAAACTCCCGGCATTTCGGAACTCTTGCAGCCCCCGCTGACCACCGTGTTGGAACCCCTCCCGGACATGGCCGATCGCGCCGTTGATTTGATTCTGCGACTCGCGGCCGGAGAAAAACCCACCCCCGAACGCACCTTGCTGCCCGTCCACCTGATCGACCGCGCGTCGGTCGTTTGA